A single region of the Herpetosiphon gulosus genome encodes:
- a CDS encoding response regulator transcription factor — MTNTIRIMLVDDHAIVREGLRILLAEDAEFLIVSEAQNGAEAIELAPIVQPHVILMDLVMPNVDGIQATQALQHVLPTSRIIVLTSFSDDQWVSKAIQAGASGYLLKNVLKAELFLAIRTVASGQPFLHAEAQRTLMRRSTAPPSLLPTLTERERSVLDGIVGGLSNKEIARSLHLTEGTVKGYVSTILTKLAVADRTQAALYAIKHGFDLTQ; from the coding sequence ATGACCAACACTATCCGAATTATGCTGGTTGATGACCATGCAATTGTGCGCGAAGGGCTGCGCATTCTCTTAGCTGAGGATGCCGAATTTTTGATTGTGAGCGAGGCCCAAAATGGAGCCGAAGCGATCGAATTAGCCCCAATCGTGCAGCCACATGTTATTTTGATGGATCTCGTGATGCCCAACGTCGATGGAATTCAGGCGACCCAAGCACTCCAACACGTGCTGCCAACCAGCCGTATCATCGTTCTGACCAGTTTTAGTGATGATCAATGGGTCAGCAAGGCAATTCAAGCGGGCGCAAGTGGCTATCTGCTGAAAAACGTGCTCAAGGCTGAGCTATTTTTGGCGATTCGCACGGTTGCGAGTGGCCAACCCTTTTTACATGCCGAAGCCCAGCGCACCTTGATGCGCCGATCAACTGCTCCGCCCTCGCTCTTACCAACCCTAACCGAGCGTGAACGCAGTGTGCTCGATGGGATTGTTGGCGGCCTGAGCAATAAAGAAATTGCCCGCTCATTGCATCTAACTGAGGGTACGGTTAAAGGGTATGTGAGTACAATTCTCACCAAGTTGGCAGTGGCCGACCGGACTCAAGCGGCGCTGTATGCCATCAAACATGGCTTTGATCTGACCCAATGA
- a CDS encoding undecaprenyl-phosphate glucose phosphotransferase — protein sequence MATTTMLNQTTVVTRRYRYVVLLLLMGCDIIGVNGGFFLAYYLNLAAIVREFQPPSFGQVLLTLAVLNALFGTLFTANGLYRMQRGGSRIDEGYHIFRAISIGTIMFIALNNLFPLINITTQTLVYGWVLATIGTTILRLIYHRVIGQLRLRGYDTRRVLIIGAGEIGQLVYRQMSKAPSLGYQIIGFLSDDVLTGQQVVDDVPVLGKRAKLGLAVRTCAIDEVIVALSGASYNDVFELVSQVEDESVSIKIYPDAFQLITNNEVSVGELSGLPLITVRAVPLDRQLNRTVKRLLDIAVSAAALIMLSPLLLLIGILIKIDSPGPAFFIQERVGRDGRPFKMIKYRSMRLDAEKLGTWTTPNDDRRTRLGTFLRRFSIDELPQFINVLLGDMSVVGPRPEQPRYVAQFSEQIPRYMHRHREKAGITGWAQVNGLRGDTSIEERTRYDLYYIENWSPMFDIKIIIRTAYNAIRGDENAY from the coding sequence ATGGCAACAACCACAATGCTTAATCAAACAACCGTTGTTACGCGTCGTTATCGCTATGTTGTACTGTTGCTGCTGATGGGCTGCGATATTATTGGCGTGAACGGCGGTTTTTTTCTGGCCTATTACCTTAATTTGGCAGCGATTGTGCGCGAATTTCAGCCACCTAGCTTTGGGCAGGTGTTGCTGACATTGGCGGTGCTGAATGCTTTATTTGGCACGCTATTCACGGCGAATGGGCTTTATCGCATGCAACGAGGTGGCTCACGCATCGACGAAGGCTATCATATTTTTCGGGCGATCTCGATTGGTACAATTATGTTTATCGCCCTGAATAACTTGTTTCCGTTAATCAACATCACCACCCAAACCCTCGTTTATGGCTGGGTTTTGGCGACGATTGGCACGACAATCTTGCGCTTGATCTATCATCGGGTGATTGGTCAATTGCGCTTGCGCGGCTATGATACGCGACGGGTTCTGATTATTGGGGCTGGGGAAATTGGCCAATTGGTCTATCGCCAAATGAGCAAAGCACCGAGCCTTGGCTACCAAATTATTGGCTTTCTTTCTGATGATGTGCTAACTGGCCAGCAAGTTGTTGATGATGTGCCAGTTTTGGGCAAACGGGCCAAACTTGGGTTAGCCGTGCGTACCTGCGCGATCGATGAGGTGATTGTTGCGCTCAGCGGAGCCTCATATAACGATGTGTTTGAGTTGGTTTCGCAAGTTGAGGATGAAAGCGTTTCGATCAAAATCTATCCTGATGCATTTCAATTGATTACCAACAACGAAGTTTCGGTTGGCGAATTAAGTGGTTTGCCCTTGATCACCGTGCGAGCTGTGCCGCTTGATCGCCAATTAAATCGTACAGTCAAGCGCTTGTTGGATATCGCGGTTTCGGCGGCGGCCTTGATTATGCTTTCGCCATTATTGCTGCTGATTGGGATTTTGATCAAAATTGATTCGCCAGGCCCAGCTTTTTTTATTCAAGAGCGGGTTGGCCGTGACGGCAGGCCATTTAAGATGATTAAATATCGTTCGATGCGGCTTGATGCTGAGAAACTGGGCACTTGGACAACCCCCAACGATGATCGCCGCACGCGCCTGGGTACATTTTTGCGGCGCTTCTCAATCGACGAACTACCGCAATTTATCAATGTATTGTTGGGTGATATGAGTGTGGTTGGGCCTCGGCCTGAACAACCGCGCTATGTTGCCCAATTTAGCGAACAAATTCCACGCTATATGCATCGCCATCGGGAAAAAGCTGGTATTACTGGTTGGGCACAGGTCAACGGCCTCCGGGGCGATACGTCAATCGAGGAGCGCACCCGCTACGATCTCTACTATATCGAAAATTGGTCGCCGATGTTCGATATCAAAATTATTATTCGGACTGCCTACAACGCGATTCGTGGTGATGAAAATGCCTACTAA
- a CDS encoding GAF domain-containing sensor histidine kinase, with translation MEPSDSAQAAFMAASAESQTLTATDWQACLRTVNQIAHLMAQHLDLGALLQQALVIISEDFKFATLRLLLLNRPAADSLICRAGIGPATLPLAIDALLPTDQGIIGAAIQLRQVVWIDNAPSLSHLAIPIIISEQLEGILYIESQRLVLTDDLTNLAIVADQLGVAIENAYLFDQLQQHLTETQLMFETSHNISSARTVAEVVAAYLNHIAARRRYACTVVLYEFDAQGQFVARTVKGRWSPEHGLSSNHDRQPHERDALDDLLDAGATVTIADVRTDPRVAPGLRRMQEAEQRLAMAFIPLIVRSQRIGLVVLTDSNPHEWSHADLHPYQVTAEHLAIVIDNRRQQRLLYAHGERIAVLDERQRLARDLHDSVTQMIFSITLISQTVTSAWQRDPAEGERRVNRLIELSQLALAEMRSLLTDLHPIERDHPQVVGYVQPTLPATPDQPSKLLQRLHKYATEVIGDPLQVSFDTTHYAQQSAVYEDALYRIIQEALNNVSKHAQASHVAVTLRVHGNRLILSIEDDGIGFDQSSQPASQGLGLYSMRKRVAACGGTLTITLGAAAGTMVQAIFPREMSHVRS, from the coding sequence ATGGAACCATCAGATTCTGCGCAGGCTGCGTTTATGGCTGCTTCTGCTGAATCCCAAACTTTAACCGCCACTGATTGGCAAGCATGTTTGCGCACAGTCAACCAAATTGCTCATCTCATGGCCCAACATCTTGATCTAGGAGCATTACTTCAGCAGGCGCTTGTGATTATTAGCGAGGACTTTAAGTTTGCAACCCTGCGCCTGTTGTTGCTTAATCGGCCTGCTGCTGATAGTTTGATCTGTCGGGCGGGAATTGGCCCAGCCACCCTTCCGTTGGCGATTGATGCGCTTTTGCCGACCGATCAAGGAATTATCGGGGCGGCTATCCAACTTCGTCAGGTAGTCTGGATCGATAATGCCCCAAGCTTGTCGCATTTGGCGATTCCGATCATTATTAGTGAGCAGCTTGAAGGAATTCTCTATATCGAATCGCAGCGCCTCGTATTGACTGATGATCTGACCAATTTGGCGATTGTAGCTGATCAGCTGGGGGTGGCGATTGAAAATGCCTATCTCTTTGATCAGCTTCAGCAACATTTGACTGAAACCCAGTTGATGTTTGAAACCAGCCATAACATTAGTAGTGCTCGCACGGTTGCCGAGGTTGTGGCGGCATACCTTAACCATATTGCTGCTCGCCGTCGCTATGCTTGCACCGTGGTTTTGTATGAGTTTGATGCCCAAGGCCAGTTTGTGGCTCGCACGGTCAAGGGGCGTTGGTCGCCAGAACATGGGTTATCTTCGAACCACGATCGCCAACCCCATGAACGTGATGCCTTAGACGATTTGCTTGATGCAGGCGCGACGGTGACGATTGCCGATGTGCGCACCGACCCGCGGGTTGCACCTGGTTTGCGGCGCATGCAAGAGGCTGAACAACGCTTAGCAATGGCCTTCATTCCATTGATTGTGCGTAGCCAGCGGATTGGTTTGGTTGTACTGACTGATTCTAATCCGCATGAGTGGTCGCATGCTGATCTGCATCCCTATCAAGTTACGGCTGAGCATCTGGCGATTGTAATTGACAATCGTCGTCAACAACGCTTGCTGTATGCTCACGGCGAACGGATTGCGGTGTTGGATGAGCGCCAGCGGCTCGCCCGTGATTTGCATGATTCGGTAACCCAAATGATCTTCAGTATTACACTGATCTCGCAAACCGTTACCTCGGCTTGGCAGCGTGACCCAGCTGAAGGTGAGCGTCGGGTTAATCGTTTAATCGAATTGAGCCAACTAGCGCTTGCCGAAATGCGCTCATTGCTGACCGATCTCCACCCGATCGAGCGTGATCATCCGCAGGTGGTGGGTTATGTTCAACCTACGCTACCAGCAACCCCCGATCAACCGAGCAAATTGCTTCAGCGATTGCACAAATATGCAACTGAGGTGATTGGCGATCCGCTTCAAGTCAGTTTTGATACCACTCATTATGCGCAGCAATCAGCCGTCTACGAAGATGCACTCTATCGAATTATCCAAGAAGCATTGAATAATGTCAGCAAACATGCCCAGGCCAGCCATGTGGCGGTAACCCTCCGCGTTCATGGCAATCGGCTGATCTTGAGTATTGAGGATGATGGGATTGGCTTCGATCAATCGAGCCAGCCAGCGAGCCAAGGATTAGGTCTCTACAGCATGCGTAAACGCGTCGCAGCCTGTGGCGGAACGCTGACGATTACTCTTGGGGCAGCCGCAGGGACGATGGTGCAGGCCATCTTCCCACGTGAAATGTCCCATGTCAGGAGCTAG
- a CDS encoding Ig-like domain-containing protein, whose amino-acid sequence MINRSSWPFRSQLLVSTGLIGFIVLLTTLLTTSSSAQTRECRMADALKICANTFIATDPTHFIARDDVTLAIGDAPPLISVGAVGSNLGEFVFAADQSVLSGAVKFIGDNASLPLVASTYNANNTPKEVFEVDTTGLTITNDQSSADPIGVIANSTISLHFLDRSGVRSFYKTSDPSETEDLSFVFDLAAAEFRAELPINLNIAALNPSTSENPNLNIVVNLKYSRQGVLSGSVDNFTMSLAGMSVAVKEIDLSTGAFEAGLVEVSRAANPDLPNFDPANPNLVFSLQNLKYANRSFSIGGGSVPIPDWKFGGNFSMTDQTLSIGHDNATGTSTVSVNSTLIFGNVLNQPESATPREVTLTFSAVKVNGVFKPVFSATVAETTVAMGPLNFRLRGLSLIGDTVENFYGLKASAVDLLWSSDMGGQSAAGITGFKFGINKDGKLQFALGGATISTPNISSGVLQGSSIVGQFGVAQETLSLTVTGNLSVKIPGNSGVGAGLVMVVRGGPNVAPIGSQNCAQSPCIKRFEASLTNFSVKIAGFSMALENPRFLDDGGFAADSARLSMSDLMGNLTADVAGLRISGRGEVSVTGGGIELPPLKIAGTNFVGFRGFFSKDGAGYMFAGGATLSMPGFDPSGGSTISVDVTVKTLPTGAFNELDVVVAFESSPGIPLANSGAALTKMSGSFSIKSGTVTIGVGIEVSSVARLAGIPLVSAEGTATLVVDPFKFSLTASMKVLIFEVASASVSIGHEAGFSGGKGLHAKFQFEAVIVRGGLELRVGTVTVRSCTPAGSTNCVDQQKLRFAGSARMSVGLRKGQFGRALPPKNITFGSVSFQMGEFVQSGGGTTVGMLGRVSCCFNIFKVSVFVDLNKPVGLNTGFVKLVNPKNYRLINSLQIAQSIEQGEPGYSQRIVSRPVNPGKSGGALFAAIPEVTVPVVITSTASGYFGIHFAGTPSVEPVIRLILPDGTELNEGNVNDTTQTLIRDYTTVITEGNDLAFMLETATPGTYSLIIEGPPSQYEVVAYQLNNPPIFDSATLACGGATTPGVTVTCNSAPTGSQVTVNWATRDTDDPDAKVSLVYSSVITPTEPIDVGLSTVISDNIKLGTGQHVWDLSEIPSGQYKLALFADDGRNQPTVQQLDTLIVVNDQRAPKIPTNLQATPLPGQLLVKWTPNKEMDLGGYEIGFGEVNDPNEFLYSRNMGGKEMIFTATNQLDAKLWGLKDNQSIFYGIRAYDLSGNYSAWSPLVVGTPWPLSPHAWNPVPGGRGVTTTKIEAAFETPLSEASLSNAFQVRNASNQLVAGTPTYLYNLDQTEIIGFSFKPSATLVDGEIYTVTIRGGANGIRAKDGRQMPADFSWKFEVESYQIYLPAVKR is encoded by the coding sequence ATGATTAATCGTAGTTCATGGCCATTTCGTAGCCAGTTGCTGGTGAGTACTGGACTTATTGGGTTTATCGTTCTACTCACAACACTTTTGACCACATCATCATCGGCCCAAACGCGCGAGTGCCGTATGGCTGATGCGTTGAAGATTTGTGCGAATACGTTTATTGCAACCGATCCCACGCATTTTATCGCCCGCGACGATGTGACGCTGGCGATTGGTGATGCACCACCATTGATCAGCGTTGGTGCGGTTGGCTCGAATCTCGGCGAATTTGTGTTCGCTGCCGATCAGTCGGTGCTGTCGGGCGCAGTTAAATTTATTGGCGATAATGCTAGCTTGCCGCTGGTTGCCTCAACCTATAACGCCAACAACACGCCGAAAGAGGTGTTTGAGGTTGATACAACTGGCCTAACGATTACCAATGACCAAAGCAGTGCTGATCCAATCGGCGTAATTGCTAATAGCACGATCAGCCTGCACTTCCTTGATCGCTCGGGTGTGCGCAGTTTTTATAAAACCAGCGACCCTAGCGAAACCGAAGATCTGAGCTTTGTGTTTGATTTGGCCGCCGCCGAGTTTCGGGCTGAACTGCCGATTAATCTGAACATTGCCGCCTTGAACCCAAGCACTTCTGAGAATCCTAATCTCAATATTGTGGTGAATCTCAAATATTCACGGCAAGGCGTGCTCTCAGGCAGTGTTGATAATTTCACCATGTCGCTGGCTGGCATGAGTGTTGCGGTCAAAGAGATTGACCTATCAACTGGAGCATTTGAAGCTGGCTTGGTCGAAGTTTCGCGGGCTGCAAACCCCGATCTGCCAAATTTCGATCCTGCTAACCCAAATTTGGTTTTTTCACTGCAAAATCTCAAGTATGCCAATCGCAGTTTTAGCATTGGCGGCGGCTCGGTGCCAATTCCTGATTGGAAGTTTGGCGGCAACTTCAGCATGACCGACCAGACCTTGAGCATTGGTCATGATAATGCGACTGGCACCTCAACCGTCAGTGTCAACTCAACCTTGATTTTTGGCAATGTGCTGAACCAACCAGAATCAGCCACGCCGCGCGAAGTAACGCTGACATTTAGCGCGGTCAAGGTCAATGGAGTTTTCAAACCTGTTTTCAGCGCTACCGTTGCTGAAACCACCGTTGCAATGGGGCCACTGAATTTTCGCCTACGCGGGTTGAGCTTAATCGGCGATACGGTGGAAAATTTCTATGGTTTGAAAGCAAGCGCGGTTGATCTGCTGTGGTCAAGTGATATGGGCGGTCAATCAGCAGCAGGTATTACAGGCTTCAAATTTGGCATCAACAAAGATGGCAAGTTACAATTTGCCCTTGGCGGCGCGACGATCAGCACGCCCAACATTTCGAGTGGAGTTTTACAAGGTAGTAGCATCGTTGGTCAGTTTGGGGTAGCCCAAGAAACCCTTAGCCTAACCGTTACTGGTAACCTGAGCGTAAAAATCCCAGGCAACAGTGGCGTTGGGGCGGGCTTGGTGATGGTGGTACGTGGCGGCCCGAATGTTGCGCCGATCGGCAGCCAAAATTGTGCCCAATCACCATGTATCAAGCGCTTCGAAGCCTCACTAACCAACTTTAGCGTCAAAATTGCTGGCTTCAGCATGGCTCTGGAAAATCCCCGCTTCCTTGATGATGGTGGTTTTGCCGCTGATAGTGCTCGACTTTCGATGTCGGATCTCATGGGCAACCTGACTGCTGATGTGGCAGGACTCCGCATCAGTGGGCGCGGCGAAGTTTCGGTAACTGGCGGTGGGATTGAGTTGCCACCACTCAAGATTGCTGGCACCAATTTTGTTGGTTTCCGTGGCTTCTTCAGCAAAGATGGCGCTGGCTACATGTTCGCTGGTGGCGCAACTCTGAGCATGCCTGGCTTTGATCCCAGCGGTGGCTCAACAATCTCGGTTGATGTGACGGTCAAAACCTTACCAACCGGGGCGTTTAATGAGTTGGATGTGGTGGTGGCCTTTGAGTCGTCGCCTGGTATTCCGTTGGCCAATAGCGGTGCTGCCTTGACCAAGATGAGTGGTTCGTTCTCGATCAAATCGGGCACGGTCACAATCGGGGTTGGCATCGAGGTAAGCTCAGTTGCTCGACTCGCGGGAATTCCGCTGGTTTCGGCTGAGGGAACTGCAACCTTGGTGGTTGACCCATTCAAGTTCTCGCTGACTGCTAGTATGAAAGTGTTGATCTTTGAAGTTGCTAGCGCTAGTGTGAGCATTGGTCACGAAGCTGGATTTAGCGGCGGCAAAGGCCTGCATGCAAAATTCCAATTTGAGGCGGTGATTGTTCGTGGTGGGTTGGAACTGCGGGTTGGCACGGTAACGGTTCGTAGCTGTACCCCTGCTGGCTCAACCAATTGTGTTGATCAGCAAAAATTACGCTTTGCTGGCTCAGCACGAATGTCGGTTGGCTTGCGCAAAGGCCAGTTTGGCCGCGCTTTACCACCAAAAAATATTACTTTTGGCTCGGTTTCGTTCCAAATGGGTGAGTTCGTGCAATCGGGTGGTGGTACGACAGTGGGCATGTTGGGTCGGGTGAGCTGCTGTTTCAATATCTTCAAAGTGAGCGTATTTGTTGATCTGAATAAGCCAGTTGGCTTGAATACGGGCTTTGTCAAGCTAGTCAATCCGAAAAACTATCGCCTGATTAACTCGCTCCAAATTGCTCAGAGTATTGAGCAAGGCGAACCAGGCTACAGCCAACGGATCGTTTCACGGCCTGTCAATCCTGGGAAATCGGGTGGTGCATTATTTGCGGCAATCCCTGAAGTTACCGTACCAGTTGTGATTACCTCGACCGCTAGTGGTTACTTTGGAATTCACTTTGCTGGAACTCCCTCAGTTGAGCCAGTTATCCGCTTGATTCTGCCTGATGGGACGGAATTGAATGAAGGCAATGTCAATGACACGACTCAAACCTTGATTCGTGACTACACCACCGTGATTACTGAAGGCAATGACTTGGCCTTTATGCTCGAAACGGCCACGCCTGGCACGTATAGCCTGATTATTGAGGGGCCACCAAGCCAATATGAAGTTGTTGCCTATCAACTGAACAATCCCCCAATTTTTGATAGTGCGACATTGGCTTGTGGTGGTGCGACAACCCCCGGCGTGACGGTAACTTGTAATTCGGCTCCAACTGGCAGCCAAGTTACGGTCAATTGGGCAACTCGCGATACCGATGACCCTGATGCCAAAGTTTCACTAGTCTATTCCAGCGTCATTACTCCAACTGAGCCAATCGATGTAGGTTTGAGCACGGTTATCAGCGATAACATCAAACTTGGCACAGGCCAGCATGTTTGGGATCTGAGCGAGATTCCAAGTGGTCAATATAAGCTGGCACTCTTTGCCGACGATGGCCGTAATCAACCAACAGTCCAGCAGTTAGATACCTTGATTGTGGTCAATGACCAGCGTGCACCCAAAATTCCAACCAACCTGCAGGCGACCCCCTTGCCCGGTCAACTGTTGGTCAAATGGACACCGAACAAGGAAATGGATCTCGGTGGCTACGAGATTGGCTTTGGCGAGGTCAATGATCCAAATGAGTTTCTCTACTCCCGCAATATGGGTGGCAAAGAGATGATCTTTACTGCGACGAACCAGCTTGATGCCAAATTGTGGGGCTTGAAAGACAATCAATCGATCTTCTATGGGATTCGGGCTTATGATCTTAGTGGCAACTACAGCGCTTGGTCGCCGTTGGTTGTGGGTACGCCATGGCCGCTAAGTCCCCATGCTTGGAATCCAGTGCCTGGAGGACGCGGTGTGACAACCACCAAGATTGAGGCTGCCTTTGAAACCCCGCTGAGCGAAGCATCGCTGAGCAATGCCTTCCAAGTTCGCAATGCCAGCAATCAGTTGGTAGCCGGAACACCAACCTATCTCTATAACCTTGATCAGACCGAAATTATCGGATTTAGCTTCAAGCCTAGCGCTACGCTAGTGGATGGCGAGATCTACACTGTGACCATTCGCGGCGGAGCCAATGGAATCAGAGCGAAAGATGGTCGCCAGATGCCTGCTGATTTCAGTTGGAAATTCGAGGTCGAGTCGTATCAAATCTATCTGCCAGCCGTGAAGCGCTAA
- a CDS encoding glycosyltransferase family 2 protein → MKHIAVVILNFNSGDVLKPCLASLSDQAWNGQLDVWVVDNASSDNSVAMVRAEFPWVRLIASPQNIGFSAGNNLALRQILAETPTPEAVLVLNPDTVVPSNGIAGMVEALVERPKAGIIGPKLVLADGSLDLACRRAFPSAEVALYRMIGLSKLFPRSPRFGRYNMTYLDPDETTEVDSIVGAAMLLRTEVLRDVGLLDEAFFMYGEDIDWCYRTKSYGWQVWYDPRVTILHYKRVSSTRRAVPSIRAFYDAMRIFHRKHYEATTLAPLNWLINLGITLKEWQALGRNRLRPLASRRATHGNNHNA, encoded by the coding sequence ATGAAACATATTGCTGTTGTGATTCTCAATTTTAATTCGGGCGATGTGCTGAAGCCATGTTTAGCCTCTCTCTCCGACCAAGCCTGGAACGGCCAGCTTGATGTATGGGTGGTTGATAATGCTTCATCCGACAATAGCGTGGCCATGGTACGCGCAGAGTTTCCATGGGTGCGGTTAATCGCCTCGCCGCAAAATATTGGCTTTTCGGCGGGCAATAACCTCGCCTTGCGCCAGATTTTGGCCGAAACTCCAACGCCCGAGGCCGTTTTGGTGCTCAACCCTGATACGGTTGTACCAAGCAACGGGATTGCAGGCATGGTTGAAGCCTTAGTCGAACGCCCCAAAGCAGGCATCATTGGGCCAAAATTGGTATTAGCCGATGGCTCGCTCGATTTAGCCTGTCGGCGGGCGTTTCCTTCAGCCGAGGTAGCGCTCTACCGCATGATTGGCTTATCGAAGCTGTTTCCCCGTTCGCCACGTTTTGGCCGCTATAACATGACGTACCTCGACCCTGACGAGACCACTGAGGTTGATTCGATTGTCGGGGCGGCAATGTTGTTGCGGACTGAGGTTTTGCGCGATGTAGGCTTGCTCGATGAAGCCTTTTTTATGTATGGCGAAGATATCGATTGGTGTTATCGGACTAAGAGCTATGGCTGGCAAGTTTGGTATGATCCACGAGTGACGATTTTGCACTATAAACGGGTTTCGAGCACCCGTCGCGCCGTGCCATCAATTCGGGCTTTTTATGATGCGATGCGGATTTTTCACCGTAAACATTATGAAGCAACCACCTTGGCCCCATTGAATTGGCTGATTAACCTTGGGATTACCCTAAAAGAATGGCAAGCCTTGGGGCGTAATCGATTACGCCCCTTAGCCTCACGTCGAGCAACCCATGGCAACAACCACAATGCTTAA
- a CDS encoding MFS transporter, with amino-acid sequence MTETRRWPWGLIWTALIIFLAALDQTVVITVLPNVVSTLGLSVDQALEQGIWVITGYLLGYTVAMPLLGRIADAYGHRRLFLAALGVFVVGSIGCALANSVWSLVAWRIVQAIGGGAVLPIGLAISMDEVKPIHHATALGVMGAAGEAGGVLGPAYGGLISQIQLLDVDGWRWVFWLNVPLGAALAWAIIRTLPNRPGNRGAVDYIGGGLIAISLTALTVALSRSLGSLAVEPSAESGNLDQYAVEWTSPLTIGLLGLTIVSFIGFIWWERRTKTPLIELSAFRTPAFSAANITNLLVGMALIVGMVNVPFFVGTVLSGDALSGGLTLMRLTVMIPIGAVLGGMLMRRISARLVASLGMIITAVGFSLLGFWNLETNQWMLTIYLLLTGTGFGLVLPALSAAAIGTVARESMGTAAGLLNALRMVGITLGVSALASWSLAYRNSLNSRLVLTLEDLENGKALAAFTQNEMTVYHSTFFAAAVVCLIALIPIWWLPRERSEGDTPLFA; translated from the coding sequence ATGACAGAAACACGTCGCTGGCCATGGGGCTTGATTTGGACAGCCCTGATCATTTTTTTGGCCGCTCTCGACCAAACGGTGGTAATCACCGTCTTACCAAATGTGGTCAGCACCTTGGGTTTAAGCGTTGATCAAGCGCTTGAACAGGGCATTTGGGTTATTACTGGCTATTTGCTTGGCTACACAGTCGCCATGCCGTTGCTTGGACGCATCGCCGATGCCTACGGCCATCGACGGTTATTTTTGGCAGCGCTAGGGGTTTTTGTAGTAGGCTCGATTGGCTGCGCCTTGGCCAATAGCGTTTGGTCGTTGGTCGCTTGGCGCATCGTTCAAGCCATTGGCGGTGGTGCTGTGCTGCCAATCGGCCTCGCAATCTCGATGGACGAAGTTAAGCCAATTCATCATGCAACCGCGTTGGGCGTTATGGGCGCTGCTGGCGAGGCTGGTGGGGTGCTTGGCCCTGCCTACGGTGGCCTGATCTCACAAATTCAACTCTTGGATGTTGATGGTTGGCGCTGGGTTTTCTGGCTAAATGTACCCTTAGGCGCAGCCTTGGCATGGGCGATTATCCGAACTTTGCCAAATCGGCCAGGCAATCGTGGCGCAGTCGATTATATTGGTGGCGGCTTGATCGCGATCAGTTTAACCGCGTTAACGGTGGCGCTTTCGCGCTCGCTTGGCAGTCTTGCCGTTGAGCCAAGTGCCGAAAGCGGCAATCTCGACCAATATGCAGTTGAGTGGACATCGCCACTCACAATTGGGCTTTTGGGGTTAACCATAGTCAGTTTTATTGGCTTTATTTGGTGGGAACGCCGCACCAAAACGCCATTAATTGAACTGAGCGCCTTTCGCACTCCAGCGTTTAGTGCCGCCAATATCACCAATTTACTGGTTGGCATGGCCTTGATTGTTGGAATGGTCAATGTGCCGTTTTTTGTTGGCACCGTGCTCTCAGGCGATGCCCTAAGCGGTGGCTTAACCCTCATGCGCTTGACGGTTATGATTCCCATTGGAGCCGTTTTGGGCGGTATGCTCATGCGGCGGATCAGCGCCCGCTTAGTTGCCAGCCTTGGCATGATCATCACTGCGGTGGGTTTTAGCCTGCTTGGCTTTTGGAACCTGGAAACCAACCAATGGATGTTAACAATTTATCTGTTGCTTACCGGAACCGGCTTTGGTCTGGTGTTACCAGCCTTGAGCGCCGCAGCGATTGGCACGGTTGCCCGCGAATCGATGGGCACGGCAGCTGGTTTGCTCAATGCATTACGCATGGTCGGCATTACCTTGGGCGTTTCAGCCTTGGCTTCGTGGAGTTTAGCCTATCGCAACAGCCTCAACAGTCGCTTGGTATTAACCCTCGAAGATTTAGAGAATGGCAAGGCGCTCGCAGCGTTCACCCAAAATGAGATGACGGTCTATCACAGCACTTTTTTTGCTGCCGCTGTGGTTTGTTTGATTGCCTTGATTCCAATTTGGTGGTTACCACGCGAACGCAGCGAGGGCGATACACCGCTGTTTGCTTAA